AAACCCATGCTAGTGAGGGAAACCAAAAAAGAAAGCTGGCTTGTTTAACTGAAGTGAAGACATGTCCAAATCTACTACTGCTAAGGCTAGCAGGCACGTTGAATTGAAGAAACAATCTGCAGCCATATTAACAATAGCAAATGGCCACGCTTGTAAGAAGGAAGCAATTAACGGTGACGACCTTGGTCATGATGCGAAATTCACTAGTACTTGGGTCTGCAGAAATTTGTCTTGTAAAGCTATTGTAACATCTGAAGATTCTTTCTGCAAGAGGTGCTCATGTTGTATCTGCCATCAGTTTGATGACAATAAAGATCCTAGTCTATGGTTGGTTTGTGCATCCGAAAATGATGACAGGAACTGCTGCGGTTCTTCTTGCCATATTGAGTGTGCATTCCAACACAAGAAGGTCGGATGCTTTGACCTTGGGAAAATTATTCATCTTGATGGGAGTTATTCTTGTGCTTCATGTGGAAAGGTTTCCGGAATACTTAGGTAAGTTCAGTGCTCAATTAGTTCTGCAAATGTTGTTTTGTCTGGTTCTGTTCATTCATTTCCTATTTTTGCTAATCATTGCATCCTTGGCATCAAGGACTAAAATTAAGTTGCTTTCTAATACATAGCCATATAGTTTTTGTTGAACTATCTGATTATGCGCAGTTCAAATAGCCAGTAACTAATATAGAAACATTATGCAGTTTCTTTCTTTGATAGGTTTCGGGTTTTCTTAATGGAAACTGATAATGATTTTTCTCAGTTAGAATGTATCtgcacccaaaaaaaaagatagtcTAGATTTTACCATTATTTATTGTGAACGGGTACCATTCAACTCAACTAGGATTTGGAGAAGTCCATTTATCTGTATCGTTATTGGTCCTGGGCTGGTTATCCAGCATATATGACATCTTTGCTCTAGAAGCAATCATATAATGTTGGTCCCAATGATAGAATGCTCATGCTTGACAAATATCCTGAAGGTGTCTTTTCTTCTCCTGTAAATCAACTTACAGCATGAATTTCGGACAAGCTGTAGCATGCACAATACTCTATCCCCAATATCTTTGTTAAGTTACATATTTATGTGTTACTTTCTTCAAATTGACCAAATATTCTACTTTGGGCCAGACACAGGCTCTTTAAACTGAATATATTAGTTTTGTTTGTTGGTGTCACCATCCCTTGCAGACAGTATTCACTTATCACATCATTGTGAATTTGAAGCTTGTTATGTTTCTTATGATTTTTGATGGACTTCTATAGTTGACATGAATGTTACTATCTGGCAGTTATTGGAGAAGGCAACTGGTGATTGCAGAAGTGGCTCGACGAGTAGATATTCTCTGCCATCGTATCTATGTGAGTTATCGGCTATTAGAGGGAACAAGCCATTTTAAAGAATTGCATGACATTATTGAAGAGGCAAAAGGGAAACTGGAACGTGAGGTTGGTCCACTTGATGGAATGTCAGCAAAGATGGCTCGTGGTATTGTAAGCAGGTTATGTGGTGGTAGTGATGTGCAGAAACTTTGCACTTTAGCGATTCAGAAAGCTGATGAGTGGTTAAGTTCTCCAGATTTGcatcttcaaggtaatgatcTTCTTGCATAAATATGTGGTTCTATACTGCCATGATACCTATTATGGTAAATCTGCAATACACTGACACACTTCTTTATTTGTCAGATTCCTTGCCTTCTGCGTGCAGATTCAGATTCATAGACATTACATCTTCTTCCCTTGTTATCATCTTAAAAGAAACTACATTAGCATCGTCTGACACCATCAAAGGTTATAAGCTATGGTACTGGAAGAGCAGAGAGCAACCAAGCATAGAAGAGCCTGTAATTTTGTCCAAAgatcaaagaaaaatacttGTTTTCAACCTTGCCACATGCACAGAATATTCCTTCAGAATTATATCATTCACAGATGATGGGATTCTTGGGCATTCTGAATCTAAATGTTATACTGGGAGCAATGAGTTATTGACCAAACGTGTGTCACAAAATGCAACGGCAACATGCTCTCAGGCAGAGAGAAGAGGTAGGAGCCTGGCTTCTAAGTCAACTGGATTCAAGATCCGAGATGTTGGGAAGATCTTGCGGAAAGCTTGGGCTGAAGAAGGCTATTTTGAGGATATGTACGGAGATTCATGCGACAGAAGTGCCACAGAAGCAGAGCAGCCAGAGAACAGTGAAAGGGACCAGTTGTTAGCTGGTGCTTGTCGCAGACTTCAGTTCAATGCATTTTCTGTCCCTGATTTAAATGTTGAGGCACCCATGCCCATGGACACGGACTCTTCCCCTGAGAAGTGCTATGATTTGAATAACAGACTCTTAAAATCAGATGAGAGTGGTGGCTCTGAGGCTTGCGCAGCAGTCAGGAGTGCAGAACCACCTGCTGTTGAATCCCGGCGTGGGGGCAAGGCAAAGCAACTCCATGGTGCGCATGATGAGAGTTGTGAGCAGGATGGGGTTTCAGCTATCTGCCGTGAGAAACAACTTCTTAAAAGTCCCATGGAGTTGGATGAGGACTACGAGTACTGTGTGAATGTGATACGGTGGCTGGAGACCCAGGGACACATAGAGACTGATTTCAGGATGAAGTTCTTAACTTGGCTGAGTCTAAGATCTACAGAGAATGAGCATAGGGTGGTGGCCACATTCATCAAAACACTAATCAAAGAACCAAGTAGCCTGGCCGAGCAGCTTATTGATTCTTTTGGAGAAACGGTAAACTGCAAGAGACAAAAAGTAGGTCCTTGCAAGCAGCTATGGCATTAGGACGGAGGATAGCAATTGAAGATTTCTCTAACTCGTTTATAATCTATAGTTTCTGAGATCAAGTGCAGTGAAATCTGGCTGGTTTGATTGCCCAGAATGAGAATGGGTTTTAGGTTTATGAACTTATAATCATATGGAATCGACTCAGTCCGCCAGATTATAACTCCATTCCATACTAGACCAGAGTGTgcacagttgttttattattCATCATTTGAGCCTATGGAAATAGGATATTGGGTTTACTTAGAGATTCTCATGTGGTTATTCTACCTAGGAGGAGAATTATTTTAGGCAGAAAATTGGGGGTGTTGCATTTAAAGAATTCTTTTTCCACAAGGATGTAGTGGAAAATTTTATTCTATTTCCTTTTTGGTTTAGTACTTTCCGTCAAGAGTCCTGGGACAATCTTATATGGTGTCATGTTATGTACTGTAATATGGTTTACCTCCGCTCGGTCCTGCAGCATGGATATAACCTTTTTGGTGCTACATGTTGGTTCAAGCTGGCTTTACATCTTGAAACATGCATAGGGGTTCTCTTCTGAAGCCCCTGGATCTGACTTGCGCGACGATGCTTTCTTGGGCACGGCTGGAGTTCTTTCTTTCCTAGGTAAAGGTGCTCGGCAGGGTTTTGCAGGTCTTAggtcctgtttgtttgggctgcaGATTACTGAGAGGCAGCTGGAGCGAGCGTAAATATTGCAGGTCTTAAATTGTGTTTACCTTTCACAATTTGTTTACGTGTTTCCCAGTTATTGAGAGGCGCCTGAATTGCTTGGCGCTTGTAAATGAAACGAGGACAATGTAaatcaagtactccctccgtctcatattaagtgactttctattacatgtatctagacgctttttaggtacagatacatccatatttggacaaattcgagtcacttaatatgggacggagggagtatgtattaATGAAGTTTGATGGAACAATTGATCTGTATCCATATATCCTCGAAAAGATAGATCATCGAACGCCCATTAACCAGAAATTATTAAATGTTGAGTGCCATCACCAAGATGCAATTTAAAGATTTCCATTAAGAAAATGTGGCTGTgctatatgtatatatattgtCTTCTCCGAGCAACATGCCAGCAAGGGATCACACAATTCTGAGCTTAGTTGAAGGAACACACATCCTTATACCAATGGGTTGTAGTTATGTTGTCATGTCAATTTTACTGGTCTTCTCATTTGCACATTGCTGCCTCACTTTGGTTGAATCAACAGATGTAGGTGATATTCTGGAGATGAATATGTGCCGGTTGATGACTAGCTATGCTAACCagcccattttttttttctgcagaaCACTACTATTTCAATACTCAAACCTTTCTTGTTCGCCCGGAGAGCAAAAATTCAGGGTGGAGTCCAAAGCAGCACTATTTCTGATGtactctctctttctctctccctcgctcCCTCTGCATTTTCACGGGCTAGATTTGGACCGTGTTTGTTGATTCCTTCAGACCGTTAGTGGTATACACTCAAGAAATCACTAAGTTTCCTTGAGACCCTTCTGACTATTCACTAATTTGAGCAATAACTTTCTCTACACCAGTATGCAATGTGGCACACAGAGCCAGGAAAATTCTACGGTCTTCCAGCTGAAATGAGTATATGGGGTTCTCAAAATCGACAATACTCTCAAGACTCCGGAGCAGCCATACAGATGTATTGTCAAGAAGGAGGACACTACCGCTTAATCGAAACCGGATTTCACGTACAAACATATCACCCATTCCGGTAAACTCAAATTCTATTCAAGAAACCGATAATTTTAAACTTTGGTTGGCTTGCAGGTTTCTCCCTCTTTGTACCATAACAGAGATGTTCGCTTCTTTAACGGTAAGCATAAACCATGCCATTTTAATAAAATACACAATGTTCCTACAATATTTGGCAAAATGTTGTTTTAACATTTGGAGGCACTATCAGACTTAGCACAGGTCTTTGTATATCCATAATAAtacatttttccttttttatcaTTGCTCAGAAGGACACCAAATCAAAGGGCTGTTACAACTTGGAGTGCAAGGGATTTGTTCCTGCAACTAGAGCTGCACTCGTGCCTGGCCAAGCCATTGCCCCTCCATCAAGTTATGGCCAAGCCGACCGCTACGTAAGGCTTAGCCTAAATGAGGTGTGACTCCTTTGTCCCTGAGACTATTGCACCTCTACAAGATTGCATTtgaacatatatatacatggcTAATGAACAtg
The Brachypodium distachyon strain Bd21 chromosome 2, Brachypodium_distachyon_v3.0, whole genome shotgun sequence genome window above contains:
- the LOC100831951 gene encoding VIN3-like protein 1, whose translation is MSKSTTAKASRHVELKKQSAAILTIANGHACKKEAINGDDLGHDAKFTSTWVCRNLSCKAIVTSEDSFCKRCSCCICHQFDDNKDPSLWLVCASENDDRNCCGSSCHIECAFQHKKVGCFDLGKIIHLDGSYSCASCGKVSGILSYWRRQLVIAEVARRVDILCHRIYVSYRLLEGTSHFKELHDIIEEAKGKLEREVGPLDGMSAKMARGIVSRLCGGSDVQKLCTLAIQKADEWLSSPDLHLQDSLPSACRFRFIDITSSSLVIILKETTLASSDTIKGYKLWYWKSREQPSIEEPVILSKDQRKILVFNLATCTEYSFRIISFTDDGILGHSESKCYTGSNELLTKRVSQNATATCSQAERRGRSLASKSTGFKIRDVGKILRKAWAEEGYFEDMYGDSCDRSATEAEQPENSERDQLLAGACRRLQFNAFSVPDLNVEAPMPMDTDSSPEKCYDLNNRLLKSDESGGSEACAAVRSAEPPAVESRRGGKAKQLHGAHDESCEQDGVSAICREKQLLKSPMELDEDYEYCVNVIRWLETQGHIETDFRMKFLTWLSLRSTENEHRVVATFIKTLIKEPSSLAEQLIDSFGETVNCKRQKVGPCKQLWH